CCCGCCGAGCCCGTGTACCTGCGCGCTCCCGACGTGACGCTCTCGACGCCCAAGCGGGTCACGCCGTGAGCGCGACCGTCACCCTGCGGCTCGCCACGGCATCCGACCTCGACGCGATCGACGCGCTCGAGACGGCGACCTTCCCGAGCGACGCGTGGTCGCGCGAGGCGATCGCCTCCGAGCTCGCGAGCGCCCACACGCACTACCTCGTCGCGGTCGACGAGACGGATGCCGTGCTCGGCTACGCGGGGCTCCTCGCCCCTCGCGGCTCGGGCCAGGGCGACATCCAGACGATCGCGGTCGCCGAGCACGCCCGTCGCCGCGGCATCGGCGCGACGCTGCTCGACACGCTCCTCGCCGAGGCCCGCGCCCGCGACGCGCGCGAGGTGTTCCTCGAGGTGCGCGCCGACAACCCCGGCGCCGAGGCGCTCTACGTCACGCGCGGCTTCGAGCGCATCGCCGTGCGCCCCGCGTACTACCAGCCCGACGGCGTCGACGCCGTGGTCATGAAGGCGGAGCTGACATGAGCGCACCCCTGGTGCTCGGCATCGAGACGAGCTGCGACGAGACCGGCATCGGCATCGTGCGCGGCACCGAGCTGCTCGCAAACGTCATCGCGAGCTCGATGGACGAGCACGCCCGCTACGGCGGCGTCGTGCCCGAGATCGCGGCGCGCGCGCACCTCGAGGCGCTCACGCCCGCGATCGAGGAGGCCCTGCGCACGGCGGGCGTCGCCCTCGACGAGCTCGACGCGGTGGCCGTCACGAGCGGGCCGGGCCTCGCGGGGGCGCTCATGGTGGGCGTGGGCGCCGCGAAGGCGCTCGCTGTCGCGACCGGCAAGCCGTTCTACGCCGTCAACCACCTCGTGGGCCACGTCGGTGCGGACCTCCTCAACCACGACCCCCTGGTAGGCGAGGGCGAGCTCGAGTTGCCGACGATCGCCCTGCTCGTCTCGGGCGGCCACACCTCGCTCCTGCTCGTGCGCGACCTCGTCTCCGACGTCGAGCTGCTCGGCGAGACGATCGACGACGCGGCGGGGGAGGCCTTCGACAAGGTGGCCCGGCTGCTCGGCCTGCCCTACCCGGGCGGCCCCGAGATCGACCGTGCGGCCGCCGAGGGAAGAGCGGATGCCATCCGCTTCCCGCGCGGACTCACGGCCCCCAAGGACCTCGATCGGCACCGCTACGACTTCTCGTTCTCGGGACTCAAGACGGCCGTCGCGCGCCACGTCGAGGCGGCGCGCGCCGCGGGCGAGCCCGTGCCCGTCGCCGACGTCGCCGCGAGCTTCCGCGAGGCCGTCGTCGACGTGCTGCTCACGAAGGCGCTCGCCGCGTGCCGCGACCTCGGTGTTCCGCGCCTCCTGCTCGGCGGCGGCGTCGTCGCCAACCGGCGGCTGCGGGATGCGGCGGTCGAGCGGTGCGCGGAGGCGGGCGTCGCGCTCCGCATCCCCCCGCTCTCGCTGTGCACCGACAACGGCGCCATGATCGCCTCGCTCGCCGCCCAGCTCATCGCGGCGGGCCACGCGCCGTCGAGCCTCGACGTCGGCGCCGACTCG
The Protaetiibacter sp. SSC-01 genome window above contains:
- the tsaD gene encoding tRNA (adenosine(37)-N6)-threonylcarbamoyltransferase complex transferase subunit TsaD translates to MSAPLVLGIETSCDETGIGIVRGTELLANVIASSMDEHARYGGVVPEIAARAHLEALTPAIEEALRTAGVALDELDAVAVTSGPGLAGALMVGVGAAKALAVATGKPFYAVNHLVGHVGADLLNHDPLVGEGELELPTIALLVSGGHTSLLLVRDLVSDVELLGETIDDAAGEAFDKVARLLGLPYPGGPEIDRAAAEGRADAIRFPRGLTAPKDLDRHRYDFSFSGLKTAVARHVEAARAAGEPVPVADVAASFREAVVDVLLTKALAACRDLGVPRLLLGGGVVANRRLRDAAVERCAEAGVALRIPPLSLCTDNGAMIASLAAQLIAAGHAPSSLDVGADSTLPVTQIQA
- the rimI gene encoding ribosomal protein S18-alanine N-acetyltransferase; translation: MSATVTLRLATASDLDAIDALETATFPSDAWSREAIASELASAHTHYLVAVDETDAVLGYAGLLAPRGSGQGDIQTIAVAEHARRRGIGATLLDTLLAEARARDAREVFLEVRADNPGAEALYVTRGFERIAVRPAYYQPDGVDAVVMKAELT